A genome region from Hymenobacter tibetensis includes the following:
- a CDS encoding maleylpyruvate isomerase N-terminal domain-containing protein, with amino-acid sequence MQPLPILDIAHLLPVLDAHLVSLLRALPASDWEKATVVPTWRVRDVALHLLDGSLRTLSMLRDGHFGGPGPTSGAHADVVRYLNQLNAEWVAVGQRLSPQVITWLLEVSGPAYNAYMASLPLHEPAVFAVGWAGEEQSWNWFHVARDYTEKWHHQQQIRQAVGQEKPLLTPEFYQPFLATCIRALPHHYRTVDAAPDTVVQFTVTGAAGDTWYLQRHVAGWELGTYYSGPIAATITLDGAVAWRLFTKSLPRPLAEAHVVVEGEPHLTQPVYSLLTVMA; translated from the coding sequence ATGCAGCCACTACCTATTCTAGATATTGCACATTTGTTGCCGGTGCTGGATGCGCACTTGGTTTCCTTGTTGCGCGCACTGCCGGCTTCGGATTGGGAGAAAGCGACGGTGGTGCCTACATGGCGCGTGCGGGATGTGGCGTTGCACTTGCTCGATGGCTCTCTTCGCACCTTGTCGATGCTGCGAGACGGGCACTTCGGTGGGCCTGGGCCAACCAGTGGCGCACACGCCGACGTAGTACGCTACCTCAACCAGCTCAACGCAGAATGGGTAGCAGTTGGTCAGCGGCTGAGCCCGCAGGTAATCACATGGTTGCTAGAGGTCAGTGGCCCTGCCTACAATGCCTATATGGCGTCATTGCCACTGCATGAGCCTGCGGTGTTTGCCGTAGGCTGGGCCGGGGAAGAACAATCGTGGAACTGGTTTCACGTGGCCCGCGACTACACTGAAAAATGGCACCACCAGCAGCAAATCCGGCAAGCAGTAGGACAGGAAAAGCCCCTGTTGACGCCCGAGTTCTACCAGCCGTTTCTGGCTACTTGCATACGGGCGCTGCCGCACCATTACCGGACCGTAGATGCCGCCCCCGACACAGTGGTGCAGTTCACCGTAACCGGTGCAGCTGGCGACACGTGGTACTTGCAGCGCCACGTTGCGGGGTGGGAGCTAGGTACTTACTACAGCGGACCAATAGCGGCTACTATTACGCTGGACGGCGCTGTGGCGTGGCGGCTGTTCACGAAGAGCCTCCCCAGGCCCTTAGCTGAGGCGCACGTCGTGGTCGAGGGGGAGCCGCATCTGACGCAGCCAGTGTATAGCCTGCTCACGGTTATGGCCTGA
- a CDS encoding beta/alpha barrel domain-containing protein, which produces MSLLTSVLVRGINNLSDARYCAGMGADRLTFQLDPSLPGHLTPEAVKEISGWIAGVELIGEFDTLPAAEINDLAQRCNLQGILLHRRRTPEELAKLALPVLKLVSWIPDMLPEDVDTRFRDQQAHVAGFVLAQAPDQPLTPKQLSHLMQQAGSFPIWLGANFAASTKGSVRQLVETIRPTGIVLEGGDELKPGLRDFSEMEAVFEELED; this is translated from the coding sequence ATGTCCTTGCTTACGTCCGTGCTGGTGCGCGGCATCAACAACCTCTCTGATGCTCGCTATTGCGCCGGCATGGGAGCCGACCGGCTCACGTTTCAGTTGGATCCTTCCTTGCCCGGGCACCTTACCCCAGAAGCCGTTAAAGAAATCAGCGGCTGGATAGCCGGCGTGGAGTTGATTGGCGAATTTGATACGTTGCCCGCGGCCGAAATCAACGACCTCGCCCAGCGCTGCAATCTGCAGGGCATTCTGCTGCACCGCCGCCGCACTCCCGAGGAGCTGGCTAAGCTGGCCCTACCCGTGCTTAAGCTCGTGAGCTGGATACCCGATATGCTACCCGAAGACGTAGATACTCGCTTTCGCGACCAGCAAGCACACGTGGCAGGCTTCGTGCTGGCGCAGGCGCCCGACCAGCCGCTCACTCCCAAACAGCTTTCCCATCTCATGCAGCAAGCTGGCTCCTTCCCTATCTGGCTAGGCGCCAACTTCGCTGCCAGTACCAAAGGCTCCGTCCGCCAGCTTGTCGAGACCATCCGCCCTACGGGTATCGTCCTCGAAGGCGGCGACGAACTCAAGCCCGGCCTGCGTGACTTCTCGGAAATGGAAGCGGTGTTCGAGGAGTTGGAAGACTAA
- the mnmA gene encoding tRNA 2-thiouridine(34) synthase MnmA — protein sequence MTQFTASAPPVTKGRVLVAMSGGIDSSVAALLLHEQGYEVVGMTMKTWDYASAGGSKKETGCCSLDSINDARQIAVDLGFPHYIIDIRDEFGDFVISNFTDEYLAGRTPNPCVLCNTHIKWDALLRRADQLGCEFIATGHYANVRFEDGRYIVSKGLDENKDQSYALWGVSQESLSRTLFPLGHMRKTEIYDEARRRGFTELVNKPESYEICFIPDNDYRGFLRRRVPGLEERVAGGRFVLRDGTFVGNHEGYPFYTIGQRKGLGVALGFPVYVTEIRPDTNEVVLGNFDDLASSRTVVSKLNMGKFASLEGRGLVPSTTKIRYNHDGAPAFLEQIGDKIHVYFEEPVHAVTPGQAAVFYDGQDVLGGGWIERHTIGESPVSSAATATL from the coding sequence ATGACGCAATTTACAGCTTCCGCGCCGCCAGTTACCAAGGGGCGCGTCCTCGTCGCTATGAGCGGCGGTATTGATTCATCCGTAGCGGCCTTGCTGCTGCACGAGCAGGGTTACGAAGTGGTTGGAATGACCATGAAAACCTGGGACTACGCCTCGGCCGGCGGCTCGAAAAAAGAAACCGGCTGCTGTTCGCTTGACAGCATCAACGATGCCCGGCAGATAGCAGTAGACCTAGGCTTCCCGCACTACATCATTGATATTCGCGACGAGTTCGGTGATTTCGTTATCTCCAACTTCACCGACGAGTACTTGGCTGGCCGCACGCCTAACCCGTGCGTGCTGTGCAACACCCACATCAAATGGGATGCTTTGCTGCGCCGTGCCGATCAGCTGGGCTGCGAGTTCATTGCCACCGGACATTACGCCAACGTACGTTTCGAAGACGGCCGCTACATCGTTAGCAAAGGCCTCGACGAAAACAAAGACCAAAGCTATGCCCTCTGGGGCGTGAGCCAGGAGAGCCTAAGCCGCACGTTGTTTCCGTTGGGCCACATGCGCAAAACAGAAATTTATGACGAGGCTCGTCGGCGGGGCTTTACGGAACTTGTAAACAAGCCGGAGAGCTACGAAATCTGCTTTATTCCTGACAACGACTACCGTGGCTTCTTGCGGCGCCGGGTGCCGGGCTTGGAAGAGCGGGTAGCGGGTGGCCGGTTTGTCTTGCGCGACGGTACGTTTGTTGGCAACCACGAAGGGTATCCTTTTTACACCATTGGGCAGCGCAAAGGCCTGGGGGTGGCGTTAGGGTTCCCGGTATACGTGACGGAAATCCGGCCCGATACCAATGAAGTGGTGCTTGGCAATTTCGATGACTTAGCCAGCAGCCGCACGGTAGTAAGCAAGCTCAACATGGGCAAGTTCGCTTCGTTGGAAGGACGTGGGTTGGTGCCCAGCACCACCAAAATCCGCTACAACCACGATGGAGCCCCGGCTTTTCTAGAGCAAATCGGCGACAAAATTCACGTGTATTTCGAGGAGCCTGTACACGCCGTGACGCCTGGCCAAGCCGCTGTGTTCTATGATGGGCAAGATGTGCTCGGCGGCGGCTGGATTGAACGCCATACTATTGGCGAAAGTCCCGTATCTTCGGCTGCTACTGCCACGTTATAA
- a CDS encoding S8 family serine peptidase yields MRVFSFALLTGLTVATALSPGVAQSNAGTAAATVRKHLVYFRDKAGTPFTVSQPQAFLSARAITRRTRQNIAVQPRDLPVTPDYVAQVRAVPGATVWYSSRWFNAVVVNCDSATLATVQALPFVRSTQTLNRNATAATPRKQEAAPVDNNQQRVQANPIYGTAYQQAFMIGAVAMHTAGFRGEGMQIAVFDDGFPGVNQSAPFASLRTENRIADAYNFVERSADVYRLDSHGTNTLSTLAANQTGVFVGTAPKATYRLYVTEDYYAENPIEEVNWLVAAERADSAGVDIISSSLGYRDFDVPYINYSYADLNGRTAISTRAATVAARVGMLVVNSAGNEGNRSWQKILAPADADSILTVGAVDSLRNYAPFSSQGPSADNRVKPNLAAQGALAAVVNVAGQPTRSNGTSFSCPVLAGMVAGFWQANPTLTAQQVIGFLQRSGSQYASPNNLLGYGIPNFVLAYNLANPGMPLAAANPASANNQLVVYPNPVKDGELYVQLTPAFRSLPLQVRVYDARGTMVVERLLPATTAAEVRLPTSSLASGVYSCAVQAGGKVQRSVRFVKQ; encoded by the coding sequence ATGCGTGTTTTTTCCTTTGCATTGCTCACCGGGCTAACTGTTGCTACGGCCCTCTCACCAGGGGTGGCGCAGAGCAACGCCGGTACTGCTGCGGCCACCGTACGGAAGCATCTGGTGTATTTCCGAGACAAAGCAGGTACGCCTTTTACCGTGAGCCAGCCCCAGGCGTTTCTCTCGGCGCGGGCTATTACGCGCCGGACGCGCCAGAATATTGCCGTACAGCCCCGCGACCTGCCCGTGACCCCCGACTACGTAGCGCAGGTGCGTGCAGTGCCCGGCGCAACCGTGTGGTACAGTTCGCGCTGGTTCAACGCGGTTGTGGTCAACTGTGACTCAGCCACGCTGGCTACAGTGCAGGCGCTGCCCTTCGTGCGCAGCACCCAGACGTTGAATCGAAACGCCACTGCTGCTACGCCCCGTAAGCAGGAGGCTGCTCCCGTAGATAACAATCAGCAGCGGGTGCAAGCCAACCCTATTTATGGTACGGCATACCAGCAGGCGTTTATGATTGGGGCCGTGGCCATGCATACTGCTGGCTTCCGGGGCGAGGGCATGCAGATTGCTGTGTTTGATGATGGCTTTCCGGGCGTGAATCAATCGGCGCCGTTTGCTTCGTTGCGCACTGAAAACCGCATTGCGGATGCCTACAACTTCGTGGAGCGCAGCGCCGATGTGTACCGGCTAGATAGCCATGGTACTAATACCCTTTCCACACTGGCCGCCAACCAAACGGGCGTATTCGTGGGCACAGCTCCCAAGGCGACGTACCGGCTGTACGTGACCGAGGACTATTACGCAGAAAACCCCATCGAGGAAGTGAACTGGCTGGTGGCAGCCGAGCGAGCCGATTCTGCGGGCGTCGATATCATCAGTTCCTCGTTGGGCTATCGGGATTTTGATGTGCCCTATATCAACTACTCCTATGCCGACCTAAACGGACGCACCGCTATTTCAACCCGCGCCGCAACGGTAGCCGCTCGGGTAGGCATGCTGGTGGTAAATTCGGCGGGCAACGAAGGCAACCGGTCGTGGCAGAAGATTTTGGCGCCGGCCGATGCCGATTCCATCCTGACAGTGGGAGCAGTCGATTCGTTGCGTAATTACGCACCGTTCAGTTCTCAGGGGCCAAGCGCCGACAACCGCGTTAAGCCCAACCTAGCTGCTCAGGGGGCCCTGGCAGCAGTGGTCAACGTGGCGGGGCAGCCAACGCGCAGCAATGGCACGTCGTTTTCTTGTCCGGTGCTGGCGGGTATGGTCGCTGGTTTTTGGCAAGCTAACCCTACGCTAACTGCCCAGCAAGTCATTGGCTTTTTGCAGCGTTCCGGCTCGCAGTACGCCAGTCCCAACAATTTATTGGGGTACGGTATTCCCAATTTTGTGCTGGCCTACAATCTTGCTAATCCTGGCATGCCCCTGGCCGCTGCTAATCCGGCTTCAGCTAATAACCAATTGGTGGTGTATCCCAACCCGGTGAAAGACGGGGAGCTATATGTGCAGCTGACGCCTGCTTTTCGGTCGTTGCCTTTGCAGGTCCGGGTTTATGATGCCCGTGGTACTATGGTAGTTGAACGCCTACTGCCGGCCACCACTGCTGCTGAGGTTCGGTTACCTACTTCTTCGCTAGCGAGTGGAGTATATAGCTGTGCTGTACAAGCTGGCGGTAAAGTGCAACGCAGTGTGCGGTTTGTGAAGCAGTAG
- a CDS encoding alpha/beta fold hydrolase: MDIYRRHNISTYGSGPQTLVFAHGFGTDQQAWRYVAPAFAAQYRVVLFDLVGAGNSDPAAYDYTRYQTLDGYVTDLLNLLRELQLSKVLYVGHSVSGMIGVLAAIQEPALFERLVLLAASPCYVNDESYAGGFDPVDLEEMLRFLGQDYLSWSHMMVPALVGGDMRPELLDDLLTSFLRVEPAIARQFARATFLSDYRNELHKLRIPTLVVQCADDSVAPLPVGHYLHAHLPDSTLAIVDAEGHYPHLNAPVATIDVLKRYLGPAPLAPESSVR; the protein is encoded by the coding sequence ATGGATATCTATCGTCGCCACAATATTTCCACGTATGGATCAGGGCCACAGACCCTGGTATTTGCTCATGGGTTTGGTACCGACCAACAGGCGTGGCGCTACGTTGCACCCGCTTTTGCAGCACAGTACCGTGTCGTACTCTTCGACTTAGTAGGGGCGGGCAATTCCGATCCAGCGGCGTATGATTACACCCGCTACCAGACCCTGGATGGCTACGTAACCGACCTGCTCAACCTGCTGCGGGAACTGCAACTGTCTAAGGTGCTATATGTCGGGCACTCGGTCAGTGGCATGATTGGCGTGTTGGCCGCTATTCAGGAACCAGCGTTGTTCGAGAGGCTTGTCTTGCTGGCTGCTTCTCCGTGTTATGTTAATGACGAAAGCTACGCAGGTGGTTTCGACCCTGTTGATTTAGAGGAGATGCTTCGCTTCCTCGGGCAAGACTACCTTAGCTGGTCGCACATGATGGTGCCGGCGTTAGTTGGTGGGGATATGCGCCCTGAACTATTAGATGACCTGTTGACTAGCTTTTTGCGGGTGGAGCCAGCCATTGCCCGCCAATTTGCTCGGGCCACTTTCCTCTCCGACTATCGGAACGAGCTACACAAGCTGCGTATTCCAACCTTAGTTGTGCAGTGTGCCGATGACTCGGTTGCGCCCCTGCCGGTAGGGCACTACCTACACGCGCATCTACCTGATAGTACCCTGGCCATTGTGGACGCTGAGGGGCATTACCCGCACCTAAACGCGCCCGTGGCAACTATCGATGTACTAAAGCGCTATCTGGGGCCAGCTCCCCTAGCCCCCGAAAGCTCGGTTCGCTGA
- the rpe gene encoding ribulose-phosphate 3-epimerase — translation MTLTRRRAPMLAPSLLAADFGNLQSETERLAGSAADWLHCDIMDGRFVPNISFGIPVLQAIHRHAQQPLDVHLMIEEPQNYLSAVRDAGARNISVHYEACTHLHRVIEQIKALGCGAGVALNPHTPVWVLEDIAADLDLVVVMSVNPGFGGQSFIPNTLRKVTALKELLVDSGSSALIEIDGGVNQDNALALVEAGADVLVAGSFVFNSPDPVATLAALRAQLAAGMDLEEQELS, via the coding sequence ATGACACTTACTCGCCGCCGGGCGCCGATGCTGGCGCCTTCTCTGCTTGCTGCCGACTTTGGTAATCTTCAATCCGAAACCGAGCGCCTGGCCGGTAGTGCGGCCGATTGGCTGCACTGCGACATCATGGATGGGCGTTTTGTGCCCAACATCTCTTTTGGTATTCCGGTGCTCCAAGCCATTCACCGCCACGCGCAACAGCCGCTGGATGTGCACTTGATGATTGAGGAGCCGCAGAATTATCTCTCGGCCGTACGCGACGCCGGGGCCCGCAACATATCAGTGCATTACGAGGCCTGTACGCATTTGCACCGCGTAATAGAGCAAATCAAGGCGCTGGGTTGCGGCGCGGGAGTTGCTCTCAATCCCCACACCCCCGTGTGGGTGCTCGAAGACATTGCGGCCGACCTCGACCTCGTAGTGGTAATGTCGGTTAATCCGGGCTTTGGAGGACAGTCGTTTATTCCAAACACGCTACGCAAAGTAACTGCCTTGAAAGAGCTGCTCGTAGATAGTGGCTCGTCGGCGCTTATCGAGATTGATGGCGGGGTCAACCAGGACAATGCTTTGGCGTTGGTGGAAGCCGGGGCTGATGTATTGGTGGCAGGGTCGTTCGTGTTCAACTCACCCGACCCGGTGGCCACGCTGGCCGCGTTACGGGCGCAGCTCGCAGCAGGAATGGACTTAGAAGAACAGGAGCTGAGCTAA
- a CDS encoding TonB-dependent receptor — translation MPHFSSVVGWLVRPLHVLSVVPLAVGGALTLPLLLPATAVAQQTTRITISGTVRDADGQPVELVGVGVEGQAGGTSTDSDGRFTLNATRTTQPAVLVVRALRFKVLRVPLTLTEDRRGLALTLQSDSRALGNVTVRGRNNDDANTREQVSMIKLDPRTAKVLPSPFGDFNAILKTLPGVSSTNELTSTYSVRGGNYDENLVYVNGIEIYRPFLVTAAQQEGLSFINPDLVNRVEFSTGGWQPQFGDKLSSVLNIQYKQPTTFAASGTASLVGGAAHVEATSPNKRVSYLAGVRYKNATYVLRSLQQQQGGYNPTFYDGQLYLNANLGPKDYPERTSLGLLTTFAHNDYRFTPETGQSTFSTATNQFTRLFIVYNGRERMQYDMYQGGLNLKHNFSDKFQTELLGGLVYSRELEYRDVEASYSLADINRDPNSPDFNRAVRQRDVGSRFDHSRNTLTARIATAEARARWTPGNGHTVRFGVKSGQERIEDVLNEYSFADSADYVPDGRRTRQVSNLDLSSTRTQGYAQHTIELDSLRTLTYGVRAHYWSVNQQVVVSPRVQFAFVPRKHANHSYKVAAGLYYQPPFYRELRDQQGTRATPGSPLIIQANLNPELRAQRSMHFIVGNEIRFEQWGRPFRFTGEAYVKYLTDVVPYDIDNVRLRYFAKNNATAYVAGFDARVGGEFVNGAESWFSLGVLTTRENIEGDFVTRYDTLNNVIGRDAKGYIRRPQDQRVNLGVFFQDHLPDNPSVRGYVNIVFGTGLPFSPPGLPELRGTSAQTRSYKRVDLGFSKVVALNNQPDRPAGKLESLWIGLEVLNVLGANNVGGYSYIQDLNGRTYSVPNYLSQRVVNLRVVARF, via the coding sequence ATGCCCCACTTTTCCTCTGTTGTTGGCTGGTTGGTGCGGCCGTTGCATGTATTGAGCGTGGTGCCGTTGGCAGTTGGGGGGGCCTTAACGCTCCCTCTGCTGCTGCCGGCTACGGCCGTGGCGCAGCAAACTACCCGCATCACTATCAGTGGAACGGTGCGCGATGCCGACGGGCAGCCGGTGGAACTGGTAGGAGTGGGCGTGGAAGGGCAAGCCGGGGGCACGTCTACGGACAGCGACGGACGGTTCACGCTGAACGCAACCCGTACCACTCAACCGGCAGTGTTGGTTGTGCGGGCGTTGCGCTTTAAAGTGCTCCGGGTGCCCCTGACCTTAACCGAGGATCGGCGCGGTTTGGCGTTGACGCTGCAAAGTGACTCGCGCGCTTTGGGCAACGTAACCGTACGGGGCCGCAACAACGACGACGCCAACACCCGCGAGCAGGTCAGCATGATCAAGCTCGACCCCCGCACTGCCAAAGTGCTGCCTTCGCCCTTCGGCGACTTTAACGCCATTCTGAAAACGCTGCCCGGCGTATCGTCGACCAACGAGCTAACCAGCACCTATTCGGTGCGCGGCGGCAACTACGACGAAAACCTGGTGTACGTCAACGGTATTGAAATATACCGGCCATTTCTGGTGACGGCTGCCCAGCAAGAGGGATTGAGCTTCATCAACCCTGATTTGGTGAATAGAGTGGAGTTTTCCACTGGGGGCTGGCAGCCGCAGTTCGGCGACAAGCTTTCGTCGGTGTTGAACATTCAGTACAAGCAGCCCACCACGTTTGCAGCTTCCGGTACGGCTAGCCTGGTGGGCGGCGCGGCCCACGTGGAAGCTACTTCGCCCAACAAACGCGTAAGCTATTTGGCGGGCGTGCGCTACAAGAATGCCACGTATGTGCTTCGCTCCCTCCAGCAGCAGCAGGGCGGCTACAACCCCACGTTCTACGACGGCCAACTGTACCTCAACGCCAACCTGGGCCCCAAAGACTATCCAGAACGCACGTCGTTGGGGTTGCTGACCACTTTCGCCCACAACGACTATCGGTTCACGCCCGAAACCGGACAGAGTACCTTCAGCACGGCCACCAACCAGTTTACGCGGCTCTTTATCGTGTACAACGGGCGGGAACGGATGCAGTACGACATGTACCAGGGGGGGCTCAACCTGAAGCACAATTTCAGCGACAAGTTTCAAACCGAATTGCTAGGCGGCTTGGTGTACTCACGCGAACTGGAATACCGCGACGTGGAAGCCAGCTACAGCCTAGCTGACATCAACCGCGACCCGAACTCGCCGGATTTCAACCGGGCCGTCCGGCAGCGCGACGTGGGCTCCCGGTTCGACCACTCGCGCAATACGCTCACCGCGCGCATCGCAACAGCGGAGGCGCGCGCCCGCTGGACGCCGGGCAACGGCCACACGGTGCGCTTTGGGGTGAAGTCGGGGCAGGAGCGGATTGAGGATGTGCTTAACGAGTACAGCTTCGCCGATTCGGCCGATTATGTGCCCGATGGCCGCCGCACCCGGCAGGTTTCCAACTTAGACTTGAGCAGTACCCGGACACAAGGCTATGCCCAGCACACCATCGAACTGGATTCGTTGCGCACGCTCACGTACGGGGTGCGAGCCCATTATTGGTCGGTGAATCAGCAGGTGGTGGTAAGCCCACGGGTGCAGTTTGCTTTCGTGCCCCGCAAGCACGCCAACCATTCCTACAAAGTAGCGGCCGGCCTGTACTACCAGCCTCCTTTCTATCGGGAACTGCGCGACCAGCAAGGCACCCGGGCCACGCCGGGTAGTCCGCTCATCATTCAGGCCAACCTGAACCCGGAGCTGCGTGCGCAACGGTCGATGCACTTTATTGTGGGCAACGAAATCCGGTTCGAGCAATGGGGCCGGCCGTTTCGCTTCACGGGAGAAGCCTACGTGAAATACCTCACCGATGTGGTGCCCTACGACATAGACAATGTTCGGCTGCGCTACTTCGCCAAAAACAACGCCACCGCCTACGTGGCCGGCTTCGATGCCCGGGTGGGCGGTGAGTTCGTTAACGGGGCCGAGTCGTGGTTCAGTTTGGGTGTCCTGACCACCCGCGAAAACATCGAAGGCGACTTTGTGACGCGCTATGACACGCTCAACAATGTAATTGGGCGGGATGCGAAAGGGTACATTCGGCGGCCCCAAGACCAGCGGGTCAACCTGGGGGTTTTCTTTCAGGACCATTTGCCTGATAATCCTTCGGTGCGCGGCTACGTGAACATTGTATTTGGTACGGGGCTGCCGTTTAGTCCACCCGGCTTGCCTGAGCTACGCGGCACTAGCGCCCAGACACGTTCCTACAAGCGCGTTGACCTGGGTTTCTCGAAGGTGGTGGCGCTAAATAATCAGCCAGACCGGCCTGCGGGCAAGCTGGAAAGCCTTTGGATAGGGTTAGAAGTGCTGAACGTGCTGGGCGCTAACAATGTGGGAGGCTATAGCTACATTCAAGACCTGAACGGCCGCACGTACTCCGTGCCCAACTACCTTTCGCAGCGCGTTGTGAACCTGCGCGTGGTGGCGCGGTTTTAA